The sequence GAGCTCGCACCTTCGGTCcctaatccgcaggtgcgaatatGACAGAAGCAGCAACATCAGCTGCAATTTCTCAAGTTCAACCTTCCCGAAAACTATTCGAAATAAttccgaggcccccgagacctcaaccaaaaatacaaacaagtcgcatatcaccattcaaacgtattccaactttcggaacacccaaaacaacatcaaaacctcaaatcatcatctattcaagcctaagaatttcaaaaactttcaaattttgctttcgatcaaaatgtctatcaaacctcgtccaaatgacctaaaatttatACACACACCACAAATGACACAACCGACCTACTttaacttccggaatttcattccgacccatatatcaaaatatcacctatcaaccgaaaaacgccaaaattccaatttctccaattcaagcctaaaccttccacggacctccaaaatacgttctgatcacgctcccaagtcccaaatcacctaacggagctaaccaaatcataattcaaatccaagatcatatactaacaagtctaaagttggtcaaacctttcaaattttaagcttcaaactgagaactgctcttccaaattcattctgattgcCCTGAAAAttaaaaccaacgatttacataagtcataacacaATACATGGGGAAATCATGCCCAAGAACAGATGAGCAGAGTGCAAAAtttcaaaacgactggtcgggtcgttacagtcgatctttacccttttgggtttaacTTGCAGTTTAGTTAAGCACTCCCACACTTTAACATATTTAAGTTTCGCTTCCTTCTGTtccattttcatatggaatggatttcATCTTTCTTTAAGGAACTCAATTGAGTATTTGGTTAGCTGTAAGCATAGCTTTCCCCCATAACGTTTGGGTAAACTAGAACTTTTCAATTAGGCATTTATCATCTCTTTTGacgttctattttttcttttcacaatTTTATTATATTGGGGTGAGTAAGGGGAAGTCGTGTGGTGAATAATGCcatattttaaacttattttttaaaaggagaTTCACATTCGTCACCCCTATTACTTTGTAGAGAAAATCACATGAACTGTTATATGTGTCATGACAGAGCAATAATTAATGAAGGTAAAGTTTTTACTCTTCAAACCAATCTGACACAATCCGAATTAataaatggtgaagtttttaatcttcCAACTGAACAATATCTAATACAACCAGATCTAATGAACggtgaagtttttaatcttcaaacggAGTAATCTATGACACAACAAAATTTAATAAATGGTAAGAAATTTAATCTTCAAACCGAGTAGAAAGTTATTAAGACTTTAAGCtccaaaaaataaatagaacGTCACGACAATTTTAATCTCAAAGTTAGAGTAGACATTCACGCAGATTTTAATGTCTAAGTAGGAGTAGAAATTACGAATATTTCAGTCTCCAAAtgggagtagaaaaccacaatTTTCTTTCCTCAAATGGCTTTCCAACTAAACCATTATAACACTTAAATAATTTGATCTCTTACTCTAATCAAATAAATACATGTACACCTTTACACATAATATTCATGATCTCAagaatattttcaaatattaatgTAAGCGTCATTTATGTCTTACAACtttgataataatttttgaatAATTTTATGTATGTCACCAAAGTGTACACCAAACAATCGATTTTATCTGATAAACGAAATAACCATACATTATTGTTAATCATCACAACATGCAAATAAATTTTGAGATCATCACATAATAACATATATCGTaacatttataaaaattatatttcataaataaaaagGATAGAAAATTAATAGGTAAAGTGAAGAAAGTAGAACCCTACTTTATGACCACTTTCTTCTTAGATCGTCCCTTGTTTATCCTGGTCGGAGAAACCGCGATGTCATTTGCAACATATGCAAATGGATATCATATCCCTTGACACATTCTATGTTTCCATTGATTCCAACAGTGACAAAAATTCTTCCCAAATCATTCGCAGTCAGAAAATCGTTCCATTGTGAATATCTTCGAGTATGACACTCCAATCCAATGTTATAAATGTGATCCTATGTTCTTATTTGTTTCCATTTGATTGAAAACAAACATCAAAATTCTACGTTTTGTTTGTTCCCCAGGATAAGAGCGAAGAAGAATACATAATTTAATGTTTTGCCATGAAATTGCAACACGCAACCATCAGAAAATCCGCTTGTGACAACATTTCAAAAGTGACATGGACGGTCAGAAAAAATTAAACTTCCATCCCAACTAGTTACCACTCTTCATCAGTAAGAGCAATGATATAAGGAAATTGCTCTCTCAACTCTATGAATTGATCCATTAATATTGAAAGGGAACATTAAAGCTGAATTGGTCGAAGCAGGATGTAGatgaagagagagaagaaagagagaattcTCTGTTATAATATTTAGAAAATAGAAGCCTcaatatatacgtatatatatccTTATTTATACTACTTACTTACTTACTTAATACAATTAATTAGCTTAACTAATCAACTAACCATATATCTAAAACTAACTAACTCTAAACTAACATGTACAACTCCAACAACATATGTACAAGTATTGCTACTACTGCTCTtttcaacactccccctcaagttgggTGATGAAAAAATATTGATCATCCCCAACATGCAAACCATCTCACTATGTAGCTGTTTTCCAAGTGCCTTGGTTAGTATATCTGCAATTTGATCCTTATTGGGAACATAAACCGTTTTAATCATGCCCTGTTGTAGCTTTTCTCGGATAAAGTGGAAATCAATCTCTATGTGCTTTGTGCACTCGTGATACATTGGATTTGAAGCAATATGTATGAATACTTTGTTGTCACAGTACAACTCCATAGGTAAATCAACTTGCATTCCTAATTCCTCTAGCAACCCATGTATCCAAATTAACTTAGCCACAGTGTTGGCGATGTTTCTGTACTCAGCCTTTGCTGAGCTTCTTGAAACTGTGCTCTGTTTCTTAGATTTCCAGGAGATCATAGAGTCACCAAGTTTTATGCAAAAGCCTATAACAGACTTCCTAGTCATTGAGCAGGATGCCCAGTCTGCATTACAGAATGCAGATACATTCAAACTCTATTTGCCACTCATTAACAAACCTTGTCCTAGACAATTCTTGATATATCTCACTACCCTCAATGCTGTTTCATAATGGGATTGTTTTGGTGCATTCATAAATTGACTGAGACTTGGACTACATATAAAATGACTAGCCTTGTGATTGCCAAATACAAGAGTCTCCCAATAAATATCTAATACACTCTGATGTCTTCAAGTTCTGTATCATGTCCTTGCATACCAAAAAGCTTGCCATATTCCACACTAGTAAGTTTCATATTCTGGACCAAAGGGAAAATGCTTGGTTTAGCTCCTCTTAGGCGATATTCTGACACAAGTTCTAAGACATACTTCCTTTGGTTCATGAGGAATCCCCTGTGTGATCTTGAAAACTCAATACTAAGGAAAATCTTTAGctctcccaaatctttcatattGAAATTGTGATTCAATATATCTTTGGCTTCTTGAATTAAAAACTTATCATTTCCCCTGATCAAAAGATCGTCAACATAAACCAATATAATCACTTTGGCACTCCCAGTTCTCTTAGTAAACATTGAATGATCCAATTTCCTTTGGTTGAAACCAAACTCTGTGAGAGCTGATGTGAGCTTTAAATTCCATTGTCTGTTAGCTTGTTTTAAGCCATAGAGGAATTTGAGTACTCCACACACTCTATTCTCCCCCTGACTACCAAACCCTTGAGGCAATGACATATAAACTTCTTCTGAAAAGTCACCCAGTAGAAAAGCATTGTACACATCCATCTGAAGCAAAGGAAAACCATATTGATCAACTAGAGCAACAACACTCATGACTATGATCATCTTCACCATGAGAAGGTCTCATGGTAATCCAAAGCCTCTTGTTGAATGAACCCCTTGGCAActaatcgagctttgtatctttccaTTGTCACAAAGCCTTGTACTTCACCTTATAAACCCATTTGTAGCCAATTAGAGTCTTTCCTGCAGGTAAATCTACCGACTCCCAGGTGTTATTGTCAGTGAGGGCCTGAACCTCATGTTCCATAGCTTATACCCAATTTCTGTCTTTAGCAGCTTGTTCAAAAGTTGTATGTTCAACAATGGAAGAATAATAAGTTAGACAAGCTTGATAAGAAGGTGATAAATAAGAGTAATTGAGGGAGGAAGAAATGGGATAAGGGGTAGAAGTAGGCTTGACCTGATGCACATAATCAGTTAGCCACAAGGGAGGATTAGATGTCCTGGCAGACTTCCTCAAAGTGACATCTGAAATGTGACTGGGTTGTTGCTCGATGGTAGAAGGTGGTGAGGGAGTAAGGTTAGGTTGCATAACAGGAGATATAGGTGTTTGTGGACTAGAGGGTTCTGGTTGTGCAATAAAGGGATCTGGAGTTAGAACAAAAGTTGGAGGTAAACTGGATGGTACATCTTCCCTGGTAAGAAATGTATCATCATAAGAAGGAATAGAAGATGGACTAGGAAAGGTAAGAGTTGAGTTAGGGAGATGTGACTGTAAAATGTGGACTTGTGATGTCTAAAAGGAAATGCGGTTTCTCTAAAAGAGACATCTCTACTGACAAAAAAAGTTCCTGATGAAATGTTATATAGTTTATGCCCTTTTTGAGTCTCTGAGTAACCCATGAAGATTGCAGGAATGTTTTTAGAAGAGAACTTGTCAGTGAAGCATGGTGTAGTTGCATAACACAAACATCCAAACACCTTAAGGTGAGTAAGTGAAAGTAGTTGACCATGAAATAGCTCATAAGGAGATTTCCACGAAAGAACTGAAGAAGGAAATCTATTAATGATGAAGACAACTGTAAGAACACATTCTTCCTAGAATTTCAAAGGGGAATGGGCTTGAAACCTAAGGgctttagccatttcaagtcgATGCCTATGCTTTCGTTCagccactccattttgttgtggagtgtgCACACAAAAAAATTGATGCACAATTCCAAGAGATGTGAAAAGAGTTGCATATTGAGCATTGAAAAATTCAAGACCATTATCATACCTAATGATCTTGATAGAAGCAGAAAATTGATTCTTAACAAGTGCTATACAATATTTGATTAACAAGAACACATCACTTTTCATTCTCATCAAGTAGATCCAAGTCATCCTAGAATAATCGTCTACAGTGGTAAGACCGTATCTATATCCATTGTAAGTACATTGCCTATATGAACCCCACACATCCATATGTATAAGTTCAAAAGGGGTTACGATTTTATTATGACTAGTAGGAAAGGGGAGCCTAGTCTGCCTTGCTAAAGGATAGATAGTGCAAGACAATTGCTCTTTATTCAACTCATGGTGTTTTAGAGAGTGAATTTTCTGTAGGACTACTACTGGAGCATGGCCAAGTCTTTGGTGCCATATAGAGCAGTGATCTGAATTCTTTGATGGAGAGCAAGCAAAGGCTGGAGTAAAGGCTAGAACTGAAATAATAGAGGCAGCAGAACAAGAATTTGTAGTAGGTATTGTTGTATCGAATGTCATGGCTGATGATTGTTCAGGTGCTTTGATAGGTGATGGATTCTTGGAAGGTTGAAGTatgtagaggccatccttctcCTTACCAATCCCTTTCACCATGCTGTGCAAAGGTCCTAAAAAATGTAAAACACAGGGAAGAATAATGCATAACATCTCAGCTCTTTGGTAAGTTTGGATACTGATAACAGGTTGTATTTGAAATTTGGAACATAATGCACATTACACAATTCAAGATCATCAGAAATAGTTAGTGACCATGTATGTGTTACATATGTAATATTTTCATTTGGTATATAAACTTTACTAGTATTGGGAAACATAAGAGCAGATTGAGTTAAAAGGTCTAGGCTAGAAACCATATGGTTTGAGGCCCCAACGTCAATTATCCAGGAATTAAGTTCAGAACCTACAAGCAAACAAGTGTTAAGGAATTACTTTATACCTGCCATGTTAACCTTGGCTTCTGAAACTGCTGGTTCATGGTTGATCAACTTCAAAAGCTGATTATATTGCTCTGAGGTGAACATTGGCACGCTGCTAATCCCTGATGATCCACTTGCTTCTGGTTCTTCAACATGACTGACATTGTTAGCTGAGTGTCCTATATTATCTCCTGAACTTTGTGGTCTATCATAGGTTCTCCTTTTGGTGAATTTGTGATTGGATGGATATCCCACCAACTTGTAGCAGTTTTCTCTCCTGTGTCCTTTCATATTACAGTAATTACAGTATTGTCCATTGTTTCTTTTGAACCTGTTGTTTTGTCTGGCATCTATAGCTGTAGAATCATTCAAGTTTATCTGTTATAGTGTTGATGTACGTTGTGATATCATGTTGGACTGAATCCTTTGGCTTTCATCCTGCATTATCATATTGTAAGCCTGATTGAGGGTTGGTACAGGAACTGTTAGCAACACTTGACTCCTAGCTTGGGCATATATTTCGTTTAGTCCCATTAGGAACTTTACAAGTCTCCATTGTTCCATATGTTCTGCATACTCTTTGCGCTTTGCATAGTCACATGGCATAGTCCAAACACTCTTCAATTTTGAGTAATACTTCGATATTGATGATGTGCCCTGACTTATGGTGCAGATTTCACAGAGCAATTGATAGATTCTAGTCAAGTTCTTCTTGTCAAATCGTTCCTTAAGGTCCATCCAAACACTGGTAGCATTAGTTGAATACATCATTCCATTTGCTAACTCTTTTGATACAGAATTCGTGATCCATGACAGAACAAAAGTATTACAACATTCCCACTCATGCTCTAAGTCACCTTTCTAATGTTCTTTACAACATGTTCCATCCATGAACCCTAATTTGTTCTTCGGCAATGATGCAACCTTTATAGAATTGCTCCATGCTGTATAGTTCTAAATTCTTGTTAATTGATGTGGAATTAAAACAGTACCTGGACTATCCGATGGATGCAGGTAAAGAGGATGGCTTGGATGAATATCTGTGAACTTCTCTCCATTGCTCGTCTTAGTTTCTCCATACTTCGACATTTTCACATTCCATTTCTCGTCAATTTGAATTCAAAACTCACCTTAATATGAAGGTAGGAATGAGTGAAGGCCTCCGATTGGAAAGGTTACTGGATTTTAGGGCAAAATCTCTTGCATAGGATTCGTGAAATTCTAGGGCTAATCTGAATCAATGCTTCAATTCTCTCAAATCTTCAACAAGATAGAGTTGATTCTTCAACAATAGTCACCAATTTCGTAACAATTCAGCTCGAAAACGCCATGAATCTAAGGCTCGGATACCATATTGAAAGGGAATTAATGTTGAATTGGTCGAAGAAGAAGGATGTAGacgaagagagagaagaaagagagaatttTCTGTTATGATATTCAGAAAATAGAAGCCtcaatatacacatatatatttatCCTTATTTATACTACCTACTTACTTATACAATTAATTATCTTAACTACTCAACTAACCATACATCTAAAACTAACTAACTCTAAACTAACATGTACAACTCCAACAGCCTATGTACAAGTTATGCTACTACTACTCTTTTCAATGATAAACAAAGACAGTAATGGTTGCCGAACCGACACCTTCCATTTCCAGCACACTCGAAGTTCGTGGTTGTTCGAGACATTTACCTATCCTTTTTTTTTCCTAACTAGAGAAAAACAATTCACATTAAATTCTTTAAGATTGTTGTTAATCTGTGTTCGGGACTAGAAAATCAGAGAAGTAAAAAAATGTTAGTTCAataaacaaaacataaaataattttCGAGCCCACAAGTTGCTTGTGTAtacttaaggaatttaatttgcTCACTCTTGCCCAAGGTTATGGATAACTTCCTCTCAGGATAGAACagaaaaaatattcttttatactGACAATCGAATTTACAGAACTTCAGCGAACTCAACAAacggagcaaatcacacttgaGACTTTGTTTATTTGAAAAAACAATACAACAATGTAGAAAAGATGGGAGAAATTTTTAGATTTTCTATATATAAAAAATGAGGCTaagcctctaaatttatagacaatgaaagggtgagatgaagaggtgcaattcaaaaggtgcctcttccatttcccattcacacccATTCACGAAACCTAACAATAAATGCTAGGGATTCTATTTTTTACATGATTATAGGTAAGCCGTTTTATGTTTTGTTAAGAAATGATCTTAATTAGTTGCCATTTTTGTTAATTAGGTAATGCTGCTAATGCTATGATTgtgttattttttcttaaattttcctACTTATTTTTTTcctcaaaattaaattaaattcgaATTTAAATATCTAATATTTAAAAGAAAGAGTAAAAATTAAGTTATTCTCATTCCCCAACCTTAGATCCAAAGTTATCTACATATATAGTTCCAAACATTGTACATTACTCTAGCATCATATATTATAAATTAACCATATATGACTACAATTGTGAGATCAACGgaaattattattgacccatgAAAGTGAAGTGAGTAATAATTCGAACACTAATACATGATAATTTTTTACATGAAATGGATAATATTAGAATTTACTTTTTTGAATGTCTGCATTATGACaagtgtaacgatccggccgatcgttttgagagttatagccctgatcccctatttactgcttcccccAATTTTTTCTCTGCtcatgtgacttgtcgggaggtttcatttttgtttttggggTTTTTTGGGACACTAAGTCCCTAAACAgaggcttaagtcttaggatttggatcgtagtcggaactgtgtgaagacgactccggaatagagtttcatCAGTTTTGTTATCTATATTGGGAGATTTAGGACTTAGCGgcgtgtccgaattgtgttttggaggtctgtagctaatttttgcttgaaatggcgaaaattgaatttttggagattttgaccggtagtggacttattgatatcggggtcggtatccgatttcgaaagttggagtaggtctgtaatgttgaatatgacttgtgtgaaaaatttggggtcaatcgtacttggtttgatatgttttggcatcagttgtagaaatttgatttttcaaattcttaagtttgaattggagggtgattcgtgattttagcattgtttgatgtagtatgaggactcgactaagttcatatggtattttaggacttgttggtgcttttTGTTGAGGTCTTGGGGGCATCGGGTGAATTTCAGATGGTTAACTGATCAAGTTGAGTTTTGGGAGAAATGGCTGAAGTTTGCTgcatctggtgtaatcgcacctgcacaagattgaccgtaggtgcgagcccgcaaAAGCGAGCCAAAGGGTGTAGGTACGGTATGGAAGGAAGAGGTCATAGGTCGTAGGTGCGAGATTATGGTCGCAGAAGTGGAATTGCTTTTGCGAAAGGTGGAGCGCAGAAGCGAAGTGGCTTGGAGCTGGAGGATAGCAGATGCAGAAAGGATTTCGTAAGAGCAGGTGCGCAAGTGCGACCCATGTGTCGCAAAATTGGATTTTGGATCTTAAGTCATTTTCGCACATGTGATGGAAATTCATCAGGTGCAGCCGGAAGTCCGCATGTGCGTGATTACTGGGCAGAAATAGAGGATTTCGAGGATTTTATGCGATTTTCAATTTTTGGACATTGAGAGCTCGGGTTAAGGCAATATTCAAGGATTTTCCAGAGATAACTTTTtcggtaatgattcctaactcgtttttggttttattccattaatctataattgattttcatcattaaattaaggaatttgggTAAGAATTTTGGGGAAGAAGGGCGGAAATTCTTCAACTAGGTTTTTGAGATTTGATATCGGATTTTAATAATTTTAGTACGAGTgacgtgagtgaatgggtgttcatattttgtgacttttacctgattctaagacgtgggtccggggagatttattagggtgattttccaatttcttgctttagctttgatttcattagctagattagtttcttgtagttatatttatgatatataattgattttgtcCAGATTTGGGCCATATGGAGTCGGATATTCATGCAAAAGTATTattacggattgatttgagcttggttcgaggaaagtggcttgcctaaccttgtgtgggggaactcctcttaggatttggtactgttttgatatgtAAGCGttttgtatgtgaggtgacgagtgcgtacacattCTATTTATTGTAAAATCCAATTTTTCTACTGAGTTATAACTTGtttcttcttatttgagttatatcaGCATGTGTAATTATCCTATTTAGgttagaatagcatgtctacgtgtcttaaatgtttatttgaactttgtgcagcatgcttagtgaaatTCCCGCGTTTCTCTTGACCTgcacttagtctaaactgtaggatcTCTGCAGTAACTGTTATTTTCAttgtttgagctgcatatttattttgggactatggaaatatattccgggagatcccactgcacatttattttgggactatgggatggtatctcggaagatcccctgcatatttactttgggactacggaacaatATTCCGAGAaatcccctgcacatttacgtttgggactatgagacggtatttCGGAAGATCCCCTGTTATTATTTTGTGTACTGTATTGTTATCCTTTCTGTGATTTCCTTCCGTTTAAATTCCAGTATTTATTTTACTGCAATATTTTTCTTCCATCttactttttatatatataccagtagggccttgacctgacctcgtcactactcgactgaggttaggcttggcacttacttggtaccattgtggtgtattcatgcctcttctgcacatgttttttgtgtccagatctaggtacctcctaccagcctcGAGTTTAGTTGCACGGTTGCTGCTGTTCaggagatttcaaggtacatcTTTCGTGTctgcagaccttggagtccccctctatccccttATGTTGATTCTTCCCTTATTTCTTTAGACACTGATGCATAGAACAGTTAGAAATTCTTAGAAGCTGGTGACTTACGGTGTTCCGGGTCTAGGGAGAGTTGTGTATATTTATAGAGATTGGTTATTGTATATGTTGAGCGGCATCTCGAATGCTTATTTAAATTATCTGTTATTGTTAGTTGTTAACTTTTatgttttttatttcatttctgcaaatgttaggcttacctagtcgtagagactaggtgccatcacgacaattCACTG is a genomic window of Nicotiana tabacum cultivar K326 chromosome 16, ASM71507v2, whole genome shotgun sequence containing:
- the LOC142170373 gene encoding uncharacterized protein LOC142170373 — its product is MSKYGETKTSNGEKFTDIHPSHPLYLHPSDSPELANGMMYSTNATSVWMDLKERFDKKNLTRIYQLLCEICTISQGTSSISKYYSKLKSVWTMPCDYAKRKEYAEHMEQWRLVKFLMGLNEIYAQARSQVLLTVPVPTLNQAYNMIMQDESQRIQSNMISQPIDARQNNRFKRNNGQYCNYCNMKGHRRENCYKLVGYPSNHKFTKRRTYDRPQSSGDNIGHSANNVSHVEEPEASGSSGISSVPMFTSEQYNQLLKLINHEPAVSEAKVNMAGPLHSMVKGIGKEKDGLYILQPSKNPSPIKAPEQSSAMTFDTTIPTTNSCSAASIISVLAFTPAFACSPSKNSDHCSIWHQRLGHAPVVVLQKIHSLKHHELNKEQLSCTIYPLARQTRLPFPTSHNKIVTPFELIHMDVWGSYRQCTYNGYRYGLTTVDDYSRMTWIYLMRMKSDVFLLIKYCIALVKNQFSASIKIIRYDNGLEFFNAQYATLFTSLGIVHQFFCVHTPQQNGVAERKHRHRLEMAKALREDVPSSLPPTFVLTPDPFIAQPEPSSPQTPISPVMQPNLTPSPPSTIEQQPSHISDVTLRKSARTSNPPLWLTDYVHQVKPTSTPYPISSSLNYSYLSPSYQACLTYYSSIVEHTTFEQAAKDRNWMDVYNAFLLGDFSEEVYMSLPQGFGSQGENRVCGVLKFLYGLKQANRQWNLKLTSALTEFGFNQRKLDHSMFTKRTGSAKVIILVYVDDLLIRGNDKFLIQEAKDILNHNFNMKDLGELKIFLSIEFSRSHRGFLMNQRKYVLELVSEYRLRGAKPSIFPLVQNMKLTSVEYGKLFDWASCSMTRKSVIGFCIKLGDSMISWKSKKQSTVSRSSAKAEYRNIANTVAKLIWIHGLLEELGMQVDLPMELYCDNKVFIHIASNPMYHECTKHIEIDFHFIREKLQQGMIKTVYVPNKDQIADILTKALGKQLHSEMVCMLGMINIFSSPNLRGSVEKSSSSNTCTYVVGVVHVSLELVSFRYMVS